ACCTGGTAATTTTACTAAACTTTTAGTTGATCTTGTGGGAAAGAATGGATATATCCTTGGCATTGATCCTGATGAAGACAGGATTAGTCTTGCGAAAGAAACAAATTCTCATATCTCAAACTTAGATTTTTTGTGCATATCTGGTGGACATTTGCCGACTGATCTTCCAAAGTTTGATGTTGTTTATTCAAGTAGCGTTCTGCATTGGATGACAGACGAAGAAAAGTGGGAAACTTTTCAACGTATTTTCAGGTTAATGAAACCTGGAGGTACATTCGCCTTTGTTACTGTTTTGGAATTGCCCTATGCTATAAAGGAGGTTTTTCGTTACGTTGAAGATAGGCGCACCGTTCCTCACTTTCTGTATACAGAATTCCCCAGCGTTTTAAAGTATAAACAAAAACTAGCAGAGTATGGATTCGAAGTTGTAGATATACAAGCTTTAGAGCACGCCTCTGTTTTTCACACAACAGAACAGTTTTTATCATGGTTAACCGCAACGATGCATACTGAAATTAACTTAGGTGAACTCtgtcaaaaacataaaattgatttaaaaattcaaaccaACAAACACGGCGAATGCACTTTAAACGTCCCTCGCATTTGGGCTTATGCAAAGAAACCAAACGCATTGTTCTGAAGATTTAGCATTTACATCAATAGCAATTCTTATATGGAATTATTGTTTAAATATAACTGATGGTAGGACGTTAATGAACTTTTAAATTGTGTTCATAACGTATTTTTGTCTGTAGGCGTATTTACATTTGCCTTAATAAACGATGCtcgcaaaaaaaatgtttttaactgcCACAGTTGTTATTTGTCTGTCCGAAAGTGGTGCCACGGgcgaaaatttttatatttacacaaaataacaaatgcgatatatttttaccgacttgtGATTGCTGGCGTGGTAAATCAATCACAAAATGTCGTCTTTTAATGAATAGCCAAAAAGCacgattttttttcatgttgCTTCACAGCTGGCAGTTGTGAAGCAACATGAAACGACCTGAGCTAGTCAACGACAGCCATTTAGGAAGCTGTAGTGTACCCTTGCACCTTTAAGTTTAAGGCCAAGTaacttggaaatgagttttaacAACTAGCGTCAtgagtaactagggaccacctgtgGGCAAAATAAGACCAACTGACAGAAACTCGATCAACCCACCTGCTTCAAAATAATTTGACAGCAAGGAGGCAAAAGGGTAACGACTTTGTAGGAATCATCTTTTGCACATTTGTGAGACACTGCAGTCGTCATTTAGAAATTGTAAAAACCCCTATCTTTTTTATTGTATCTCTGCTTTAGTGGATTTTACCACAAGTAATAATAATTAACGTTATTGACGTCAAATTGATGTACTAACGTCAAAAAGGTACTATTTAGTCGTTTCACAAACGAGACATAAAATATCCCCTTTGCAagtgtcacagacacacgggcAGATAGACAGAAGTAGAGAATTAGTATATTTGAAAAAGATGAAGCCAActtaaaatagaataaaaaacaacGGATAACAAAATTCTCGCAATACAACAAGTATACATttgcgtttcaacctctacacattacaggcaacagataaattaaatttaactaaatttcTATTTGGATGTGCACTGCTTACATCAGCAAAACAGCTAAAACagcctatttttccattgttcttatCTCtacgtggattttccacgggtcttACCCACCagcataatataatataattttattaaGACTAATCACAAAAGTATGGCAATATTTACAAATCACGAAATTAAAATGTGCATTGTACGCAATTAGCAAAAAATGATTAGATGCAATTGAAACCACAAAAATTCTGTCAAATTTTACTAAACATTCAGTTTATCCAGCGAATAAATATTTTCTTGGTCCATTTTACCTAGATTCGAAAGCGCTAATATTATCATTTGTTTGAAAACATGTAAACGCACCCTGCATAATTTATCTACATCTTGATTAGGCACATGAAACTCTCTTAACATATAGATAGctacaaaacaaaatcaaactattaaaggccttttaaAATCATTGGTATCAAAAATATCTTTTAGGTAGttaattattttgcaattaCTTGCACTTTTCCAGCTAAAAGCCTtcaataatgaaaaaataatataacagcTAAATGATGAGATATTGTTCGTCCTATGAGCTTTCTACACACCACACAGTCAGCAACGAGCTTTCTGTGTCGCGAGAAAACGGTAGAGAATTTGGATCTTGCGAAATAAAAATTCATCATAATTCGAATCCACTGTCTTGAAAATAGCCGCACGACTGCTGCGGAGACCGACGCCGGCGCTGCGACGCAGGGTAAACCAACAAATCGCACATCCCTGTATGTGTGACATTCCGGAAACTAGATCCGTGCAAATGCTGAGAAGATAATTTTACTTTAGTGCCAAAACGTTTTATCTAAAGCATTCACCACCAGATGTGGCATTTATTGATTGCTGTCGTACTGGTCAAATGTCACATAGCTGTTTTCATCTCTTTCAGAATTTATATTTAAATCTTCTGGTGCAACTTCGTAATCAACACTCGCAGATGTTAAACGTTGCAGCATAGTGTACTCCCTTTTATTGATGTCACCTTCATCTATTTCTGTGTAACCACTGTAACGAGATTTTTCTTCAATTGATACATACTCTTCATTTTTAGTACTTTTCATATCTGTATAAGCCGTGTCAAATGTGTTTGGCCTTGGTGGCATGTAAACGTGCTTTTCGAATTTCTTACTTTTCGATTTCAGAAACATTCCTTTTTCGTTTGGATTGTTCATATCTGTATAACACGTATCAAATGCGTTTGCCTTTGGTGGCATGTAAATATGatccaaaacttttttttcttcgaTTTTAAGAACATGTTGCATTTAACTGACGCATATTTGTGTGAATCCTTTGATTTTAAGTTTTTACCAAAAGGAGTGAATCTTCTCAGAGATTCGTAGTATCTACCAATTTTGCTAGTTTGGCGACAATTTTGCGTCACCTCGTTTGATTCATGTGCAGGAATATTGCAGTACACAGTGTCTTTGTAACTAACGCTGATTTCGTATTGTGGTTCTTCTATATTTACAGGTTCTGCCGTATTTACTGGTAGCTTCCCTTTAATGTTCCTATTAGTAGAAGTTATTTCTAAATCATTTTCGTCCTCGTGATTGCTTGGACTTTGTTGACTTGCGTGTTCAACTGAAATATCAAGAAAATATGATTGTGTGTAATATTCTAatgataacaaaaaatacattgaatataattaaagaaaatacatttgaataatattttatactAGTCGGGAGACTCGGCGTCGAAATGCCGGGTTAGGACACAAGTAACTGCGTGATCCTACGTTATGCACCAGGTCATACCTTAATATGAGCCGTTAAGTATCTTTAACCCTTTGTTTTAGTACAGTTATACAATCTGTCATAAATTGAGTGAAGCGCTTGcaacattatagtgtttcgtgtgtaatatacctttttaaaAGTACTTCTCCTCAACctcagataaaataaaaaatgttttagaacCTTTTGTTACCCTGTCATTGcaaaaagagtaaaaaaaaaaactttattgtagccttgatataaataaaaacaatacaataaaaatcttGCCTTTAACACTGGACTAAGCGCTGAGTACAGGTAAACGTCACACGTATAGGGTAGTAATACCATTTTAAGAAACAACTTATAGCAACTCTGGTTACAGCCAGTCGTTACACctccagtttaaataaaaacacatccgAAAGCCTGTGCTATAAAACAGTAAAtggtgtagctagctaccttataCTAAATATAGCATaaggaaaattatttcaaaattttgttgcagcctctatatttggctactttcactttttagccagagatAGCTAACTTGCTAACTGTAGCCACCACCCAAGATACGGCTAAGTAGGAATCAGATTGGTACagataacagaaaaataaataaatttggctAAGGTAAAAAGCTCTAATATTAAACTAAAAAACACCCTTGAATGAATAGGAATAAACAAGGCTAGTCCACCAGTTGGGTTTAGGATGCTACCTCAAAACTGGTGGTTTGAGATTTGTACTTGGGTAGAAACGTGAGAATAAATTTACCTGACACAAACATTACATAAATATAACGACAAAAGAGTCAAACTGAGACCTGCAAACCTTAACTGAATACGACTacttttcaaaatcaaaatagcATTTGTGGCTCTGCTTTACACATTCCTTCGTCGGCATGTCGAAGCCGCAAAAATGTCGaattagtttttcaaaaaattaggcGTCATGATTGGTTACTACACGTGGATGACcaaaaaaatgtcagtaaaattATATCGTAATTGGTATTTCGTGCAGATATAAATATTTTGCGTGACTTCGACACGACGAttttcttgcggacagacagacacagctattattatagagactagccggtagttcgtggaaaaatccacgatgTCGCCCGTCTTTTATGTATCGtctatttcgtgtttccgtagcacaacCTTTTTCTCGCGCAAAAACAGACAGACcgaatatggctattattaaagagattctgGATTTCGAAAACAGCCGtcctttataaaaaatatcccGGTAAAACCTTTTGACACATATTGTCTTTCTTCAAGCATGGAGGTAGAAATAGAAAAGGAGAATAAACTCATCTCAGTGCCCATTAAAAGGTTTATTCAAATTGTTATTGTTTCGGAATCCCTTTGATATCTATGCACGACGTGAATTTCACTGGATTTTAGCAAAAAACATTACGTAATCCTTCAACACGCTGTTTGTTGAAATGTAAAAGAACATGATTTTTAGACAAAGTACAACTACTCTGGAGAGGTCGTaaatattgattaaaaaaagTGTTCTAAGAACTGATAATATGCTAGAAGTTTTGTTGTAATGTGGCCACCACATGTTTCCACGAAATTTTTAACACCAATACACTGTATGCTAATCTTTTCAAATCTTTGCACATGTTTGCTTACTATGTTTTGGAAACACTAATATTTGCGAATTACATGAGCGAATGCAAGTACGGATACCCAGCTGAAAAACTTAAAGGTTCACACAatcaaggaaaaaaaatataaatctcaGGGGAACACAACAAGTTCTACGTTCGAAAGTGGCTCACCTTTAGTCTGCGTGATGTTTATAGCTGTTTCATGATCTTTGCTTGTCTGCCTTCGTTGCTGTGATCTCCTTACTAAATCATAAAATTGAAAAGCCCACGTGGTAATTTAGACTAGCCAAACAATCAACATATCCCAATCTCCACAAACtcctgtaaaaaaaacaaataaatttttacctTTGATAATGATAGTCAGTAGAATGCATAAGATAAACACAATACCACATGAAGCGAAAATGATATAAGTTGAGTTTTGACTGAAATCTGCCTTGCGCCTAATATTATTTTGGACAACTGTTAAGTTACTTGCATATCCAGTAGCATTGGGAGTCAGGGTGATGTTTACCATATCTGTTTTAGGAAAATCTGTGGTTCGCTGAATTTTCTGGCAGaactaaaaaacaagaaatttaaacttcatttaGACTTCAGGACGCAAAATAATATtgctcttttaatatttttttgatcagcaaAACTTTAAACGATGTCAACACTATTCTTGAACTGGCACAGAAAGAAATATCTATCATCTATTACTTCGTATTTAAAGTTAACTTTTGTCATCTCAATGTAGAACCCGTTGTTATGATACTACTAAGGAAAAGCTGAtaattgatcatttttttgcagTATGTTATTTTAAACCTTCTTCAGTTTTAATAATCTATTTTGCTTAATTTATTGCTTCATTGATGACAAAGGTTTTAATTTGCTATAGATAAACGCGTATACTAACTATTCTTAGAAGATACTTCAAAAAATTGAAGGACCCAATGATTGATATTATTCAATAATTTCATAGCAACTATACTTGGAACTCGAAACTACACCAAATCATTCTTTTGTGACGacaaattattttacaaaagtGTTGCACCAATTTACTTAATATTAACTGTTCTCATACAGCGTAGGTTGTAGGTTGGGAAGCAGCAAGGCACTTGCAGGGACAAATTTTGCCTTGTTGTTTGCTTGACTCGATAACCTAAAACagtttgtttatcaattttcacAGAGGACTTACGACTAGGATCATTGATTAgatcaatatttattttatttatttaaaataatgtttttacagGATGACCTATTCAGTATaacatataaaaatacattCTGTACTGCTATCAATTAAGGTGCTGTtttggaaaaatataaaaataaaaatatatatgattaTATATAAGTATCAACACTTTAACAAATGTCACGCTAAAAACTAACTGACAGAAGGGAAACAGAGAAAGTATGCACGCTATAGAAGTCGTTAAAGTGGGTGAGAAAAACTAAAACCGCAATAGACTCCGTTGAAAAGGTGAAAGCAAACGACAAGAATTTGAAAACAGTTATAAATTATGAAAACAAGTGTATATATGTTAAAAGTCAAAATGATCCACTGGAAATAAAGGAAATCCTAGACAGCCATGGATTAAACAGTGAGTAGGACTTGTCGCAAAAAAgtttggaaaaaataaattacttaaaatgcccagataatttttctttaaaactactTATATTACCATCGTTTGAAATGTCTCTTGGCAAGatgttatatattttacttgCCATAAACTTAAATGCACGGCGGCCATATTCTGTGCGAATTTCAGGAAGCCGTAGCAACGAATTTGCATTTCTGGTGCTATGGGCGTGGTTCATGAATACAAAATAGTCATTAAAGTTCTCACATAATATACTGTCTATACTTTGTCGTACCAGATTTTTTATGGTATTCTTGATCGAACAAATGTTCACGGATGGTACAACTTTTTGTGCACAATCATCGATTGACTGATGTGAGTACACGTCAAGTTAAGGTTAGTCATTCTGCTGTATGTCATCACAGGTACAATCATAGTCTGGTAAATTGCTTTTGCAACTTTAAATGTGAGTAATGGTCGAATTTTAAGTAGCAGACGTAATCGagatgttgtttttttgtatgaCAAGTTGAAGTCTTCATGGAGGTTGAGCGACGTATTTAATTCGGCTCCAAGGTACTTATAATGAGTAACTGTATTGACAATTTGATTACGGTATTTGATGCATAAAGGTTTCAGTTTTTGAGGTTTACCAAACAGCATTGCCTCggttttcccttttttatgttaaGGATGAGTTCGTTATCATAA
Above is a window of Hydractinia symbiolongicarpus strain clone_291-10 chromosome 3, HSymV2.1, whole genome shotgun sequence DNA encoding:
- the LOC130637034 gene encoding demethylmenaquinone methyltransferase-like; amino-acid sequence: MATHNATDYKNQNHLVQKATFSKMVSGLDIKPGFRCLDVGCGPGNFTKLLVDLVGKNGYILGIDPDEDRISLAKETNSHISNLDFLCISGGHLPTDLPKFDVVYSSSVLHWMTDEEKWETFQRIFRLMKPGGTFAFVTVLELPYAIKEVFRYVEDRRTVPHFLYTEFPSVLKYKQKLAEYGFEVVDIQALEHASVFHTTEQFLSWLTATMHTEINLGELCQKHKIDLKIQTNKHGECTLNVPRIWAYAKKPNALF
- the LOC130636764 gene encoding uncharacterized protein LOC130636764, with the translated sequence MVNITLTPNATGYASNLTVVQNNIRRKADFSQNSTYIIFASCGIVFILCILLTIIIKVRRSQQRRQTSKDHETAINITQTKVEHASQQSPSNHEDENDLEITSTNRNIKGKLPVNTAEPVNIEEPQYEISVSYKDTVYCNIPAHESNEVTQNCRQTSKIGRYYESLRRFTPFGKNLKSKDSHKYASVKCNMFLKSKKKKFWIIFTCHQRQTHLIRVIQI